One genomic segment of Candidatus Edwardsbacteria bacterium includes these proteins:
- the uvrA gene encoding excinuclease ABC subunit UvrA, protein MRDKLIIKGAREHNLKNISLEIPRDKLVVITGLSGSGKSSLAFDTIYAEGQRRYVESLSAYARQFLGLMEKPDVDFIDGLSPAIAIEQRAASKNPRSTVGTVTEIHDYLRLLFARIGQPHCPHCGRPITSQTVQQITDDILTRPEGAKVQLLAPLVRGRKGEYKDIFDKMRREGFVRVRVDGKLHEIEAAPALDKNKKHQIEAVVDRLTIGPKSQKRLADSLEIALKLADGLVTVIFDDKDEQIYSEKLSCPDCKFSFAEMTPRMFSFNSPFGACPACSGLGTKMEIDPEALVPNPDLTINEGAVMAWGDPMGHWIGTQLEALSKTYKFSLDLPWKDLPPKARQTVLYGTDKEIQVRYESENNQNIYQFSKRFEGAIPNLMRRYKETESDYIRYEIEKYMSILPCPACNGARLKPETLAVKVLELNINDISRMSVKQAKKFFSNGLDLSDKDRTISRQILKELNARLGFLVDVGLDYLTLDRSSESLAGGEAQRIHLATQIGASLTGVLYVLDEPSIGLHQRDNIRLLNTLTKLRDLGNTVLVVEHDKETMLAADHIVDLGPGAGTAGGEIVAQGTPARIMQTKSSLTGQYLAGKRHIPTPARRRKGNGLSLTVRQASENNLKDIDVEFPLARLICVTGVSGSGKSTLVNDILYRALAQKFTRSRTQPGRHRKIEGLHNLDKVINIDQSPIGRTPRSNPATYTGLFTYLRELFALTQESKLRGYKVGRFSFNVKGGRCEACEGDGIVKIEMHFLPDVYVPCEVCKGKRYNRETLEVAYKGKNISEVLEMTVDQALEFFEAIPKIHRKLRTLADVGLGYIHLGQSATTLSGGEAQRVKLAGELSKIATGKTLYILDEPTTGLHFEDVKMLLTVLQRLVDKGNTVIVIEHNLDVIKSADWIVDLGPEGGDQGGSIVVQGTPEKVAAHARSYTGQYLKKEM, encoded by the coding sequence ATGCGCGACAAACTGATAATAAAAGGCGCCCGGGAGCACAACTTAAAAAACATCAGCCTGGAGATCCCCCGCGACAAGCTGGTGGTGATCACCGGCCTGTCCGGCTCCGGCAAATCCTCCCTGGCCTTCGACACCATCTACGCCGAGGGCCAGCGCCGCTATGTGGAATCCCTCTCGGCCTATGCCCGCCAGTTTTTGGGGCTGATGGAGAAGCCCGACGTGGATTTTATCGACGGCCTCTCCCCGGCCATCGCCATCGAACAGCGCGCGGCCAGCAAAAACCCCCGTTCCACCGTGGGCACGGTCACCGAGATCCACGATTATCTGAGATTATTGTTCGCCCGGATCGGCCAACCCCACTGCCCCCACTGCGGCCGCCCCATCACCTCCCAGACCGTCCAGCAGATCACCGACGACATTTTGACCCGGCCCGAGGGCGCCAAGGTCCAATTACTGGCCCCGCTGGTGCGGGGGCGCAAGGGGGAATACAAGGACATCTTCGACAAGATGCGCCGGGAGGGCTTCGTCCGGGTCCGGGTGGACGGCAAACTGCATGAGATCGAAGCGGCCCCGGCCCTGGATAAGAACAAGAAGCACCAGATCGAAGCGGTGGTGGACCGGCTGACAATAGGACCCAAGTCGCAGAAGCGGCTGGCCGACTCACTGGAGATCGCCTTGAAACTGGCCGACGGCCTGGTCACCGTGATCTTCGACGATAAAGATGAACAGATCTACAGCGAAAAGCTGTCCTGTCCCGACTGCAAATTCTCCTTTGCCGAGATGACCCCCCGGATGTTCTCCTTCAACAGCCCCTTCGGGGCCTGCCCGGCCTGCTCCGGGCTGGGCACCAAGATGGAGATCGACCCCGAAGCCCTGGTGCCAAATCCCGACCTGACCATCAACGAGGGCGCGGTGATGGCCTGGGGCGATCCCATGGGGCATTGGATAGGCACCCAGCTGGAGGCCCTGTCCAAGACCTATAAATTCTCCCTGGACCTGCCGTGGAAAGACCTGCCGCCCAAGGCCCGCCAGACGGTGCTGTACGGGACCGACAAGGAGATCCAGGTGCGCTACGAATCGGAGAACAACCAGAACATCTACCAGTTCTCCAAAAGATTCGAGGGGGCCATCCCCAACCTGATGCGCCGTTACAAGGAGACCGAATCCGACTACATCCGCTACGAGATCGAGAAATACATGTCCATCCTGCCCTGCCCCGCCTGCAACGGAGCCCGGCTGAAGCCGGAGACCCTGGCGGTAAAGGTGCTGGAACTTAACATCAACGATATCTCCCGGATGTCGGTAAAGCAGGCCAAAAAATTCTTCAGCAACGGGCTGGATCTGTCGGACAAGGACCGGACCATCAGCCGCCAGATACTGAAGGAGCTGAATGCCCGCCTGGGCTTTCTGGTGGACGTGGGCCTGGACTACCTGACCCTGGACCGTTCCTCGGAGTCGCTGGCCGGAGGCGAGGCCCAGCGGATCCACCTGGCCACCCAGATCGGGGCCTCGCTGACCGGGGTGCTCTACGTGCTGGACGAGCCCTCCATCGGACTGCATCAGCGGGACAACATCCGGCTGCTCAACACTCTGACCAAACTGCGGGATCTGGGCAACACCGTCCTGGTGGTGGAGCACGACAAGGAGACCATGCTGGCGGCCGATCACATCGTGGACCTGGGTCCCGGGGCCGGGACCGCCGGGGGCGAGATCGTGGCCCAGGGCACCCCGGCCAGGATCATGCAGACCAAATCATCGCTGACCGGACAGTACCTGGCCGGAAAGCGGCATATCCCCACCCCGGCCAGACGGCGCAAGGGAAACGGCCTGAGCCTGACCGTGCGCCAGGCCTCGGAGAATAATTTAAAGGACATTGACGTGGAGTTCCCCCTGGCCAGGCTGATCTGCGTCACCGGGGTCTCCGGCTCCGGCAAAAGCACCCTGGTCAACGATATCCTTTACCGGGCCCTGGCCCAAAAATTCACCCGCTCCCGCACCCAGCCGGGGAGACACCGCAAGATCGAGGGCCTGCATAACCTGGACAAGGTCATCAACATCGACCAGTCGCCCATCGGACGCACCCCCCGCTCCAACCCGGCCACCTACACCGGGCTGTTCACCTACCTGCGGGAGCTGTTCGCCCTGACCCAGGAATCCAAACTGCGGGGCTACAAGGTGGGCCGCTTCTCCTTCAACGTCAAAGGCGGACGCTGCGAAGCCTGCGAGGGCGACGGGATCGTCAAGATCGAGATGCACTTCCTGCCGGATGTCTACGTGCCCTGTGAGGTCTGCAAGGGCAAGCGCTACAACCGGGAGACCTTGGAGGTGGCCTACAAGGGCAAGAATATCTCGGAGGTGCTGGAGATGACGGTGGACCAGGCCCTGGAGTTCTTCGAGGCCATCCCCAAGATCCACCGCAAGCTGAGGACCCTGGCCGACGTCGGATTGGGTTACATCCATCTGGGACAATCGGCCACCACCCTGTCGGGTGGCGAGGCCCAACGGGTCAAGCTGGCCGGGGAGCTTTCCAAGATAGCCACCGGCAAGACCCTGTACATCCTGGACGAGCCCACCACCGGCCTGCATTTCGAGGATGTCAAGATGCTGCTGACCGTGCTGCAGAGGCTGGTGGACAAGGGCAACACCGTGATCGTCATCGAGCACAATCTGGACGTCATCAAATCGGCCGACTGGATCGTCGACCTGGGGCCGGAGGGCGGCGACCAGGGCGGCTCCATCGTGGTCCAGGGCACCCCGGAGAAGGTGGCCGCCCATGCCAGGTCCTATACCGGACAGTACCTGAAGAAAGAAATGTGA
- a CDS encoding acyl-CoA dehydrogenase family protein: MNYFFTDEQQMIKDLCHKIGVEKIKPVREHHDVSGEFPWDIVKVLADADICGVYIPEAYGGLGGGVMEMVVATEELSRYCGGISLAFAATGLGTFPIILFGTEEQKKKYLPDIAKGKKLAAFGLTEANAGSDAGGIQTTATRDGDHFVLNGTKQWITNGGEAEIYSVVALTDRTKGSRGATAFIVEKGTPGFSFGKKENKMGIRASITSELVFDNCRVHKDQILGKEGMGFLVAMGTLDRTRPGVAAQALGIAQGALDEAVKYSRERVQFGKPISAFQGVQFMLADMAMKLEAARALVYATARTIDSGEKKFAKESAMCKCFASDVAMEVTTNAVQVLGGYGYMKEYPVEKMMRDAKITQIYEGTNQIQRGVIASNLIKEAAGSRE; this comes from the coding sequence ATGAATTATTTCTTCACTGATGAACAACAGATGATAAAGGACCTCTGCCACAAGATCGGGGTGGAGAAGATAAAGCCGGTGCGGGAACACCATGACGTCAGCGGAGAGTTCCCCTGGGATATAGTCAAAGTGCTGGCCGACGCCGATATCTGCGGGGTCTACATTCCCGAGGCCTACGGTGGCCTGGGCGGCGGAGTGATGGAGATGGTGGTGGCCACCGAGGAGCTGTCGCGCTACTGTGGCGGCATCTCCCTGGCCTTTGCCGCCACCGGACTGGGCACCTTCCCCATCATCCTGTTCGGCACCGAGGAGCAGAAGAAGAAATACCTGCCGGACATTGCCAAGGGCAAGAAGCTGGCGGCCTTCGGGCTGACCGAGGCCAATGCCGGATCGGATGCCGGAGGCATCCAGACCACCGCGACCAGGGACGGCGACCACTTCGTGCTGAACGGCACCAAGCAGTGGATCACCAACGGCGGCGAGGCCGAGATCTATTCGGTGGTGGCCCTGACCGACCGCACCAAGGGCAGCCGCGGGGCCACCGCCTTCATCGTGGAGAAGGGCACCCCCGGCTTCTCCTTCGGCAAGAAGGAGAACAAGATGGGCATCCGGGCCTCGATCACCAGCGAGCTGGTGTTCGACAACTGCCGGGTGCACAAGGACCAGATCCTGGGCAAGGAGGGGATGGGATTTCTGGTGGCCATGGGCACCCTGGACCGGACCCGGCCCGGGGTGGCCGCCCAGGCCCTGGGGATTGCCCAGGGGGCCCTGGACGAGGCGGTGAAGTATTCCCGGGAGAGGGTGCAGTTCGGCAAGCCGATCTCGGCCTTCCAGGGGGTGCAGTTCATGCTGGCCGACATGGCCATGAAGCTGGAGGCCGCCCGGGCCCTGGTCTATGCCACCGCCCGGACCATAGACTCCGGCGAGAAGAAGTTCGCCAAGGAGAGCGCCATGTGCAAGTGCTTCGCCTCCGATGTGGCCATGGAGGTGACCACCAATGCGGTCCAGGTGCTGGGCGGCTACGGCTATATGAAGGAATACCCGGTGGAGAAGATGATGCGCGATGCCAAGATCACCCAGATCTACGAGGGCACCAACCAGATCCAGCGGGGCGTTATCGCCTCCAACCTGATCAAGGAGGCGGCGGGAAGCAGGGAATAA
- the rnc gene encoding ribonuclease III: protein MFKKIFPHLKRKLLPGHRKEALNRIEARLGWRIRDQELFLQSLRHRSASSTHLESNERMELLGDAVLGLLVCEYLYHTRPRDDEGKLTEIKSLVVSKRILSQVARELGVGEMLELSREELASGGRSKDSILCDAFESLIAAYYLDSGLGAVRKFLEKGYFWRIEHLISSDSYRNYKGLLQEYLQSHNITQAVRYNLKAESGPKHNRMFEVELKIGRKRYGIAWGASKKEAEQSAAQQTIEKLKTENGGR, encoded by the coding sequence TTGTTTAAAAAGATTTTCCCCCATCTCAAGAGAAAGCTGCTTCCCGGCCACCGCAAGGAGGCGCTTAACAGGATAGAGGCCCGGCTGGGCTGGAGGATCAGGGACCAGGAGCTCTTCCTCCAGTCGCTGAGGCACCGGTCGGCGTCCTCCACCCATCTGGAATCCAACGAGCGGATGGAGCTGCTGGGGGATGCGGTGCTGGGGCTGCTGGTCTGCGAATATCTCTACCACACCCGGCCCCGGGACGACGAGGGCAAGCTGACCGAGATAAAATCGCTGGTGGTCAGCAAGCGGATCCTCTCCCAGGTGGCCCGGGAACTGGGGGTGGGCGAGATGCTGGAGCTCTCCCGTGAGGAGCTGGCCTCCGGCGGGCGGTCCAAGGACTCCATCCTGTGCGATGCTTTTGAATCGCTGATCGCCGCCTATTACCTGGACTCCGGATTGGGGGCGGTGCGTAAATTCCTGGAGAAAGGGTATTTCTGGCGGATAGAACATCTGATATCCAGCGATTCCTATCGCAATTACAAGGGGCTGCTCCAGGAATATCTGCAGTCGCATAACATAACCCAGGCGGTGCGCTACAACCTTAAGGCCGAATCCGGCCCCAAGCACAACCGGATGTTCGAGGTGGAGCTCAAGATCGGTCGCAAGCGTTATGGAATAGCCTGGGGAGCCAGCAAGAAAGAGGCCGAACAGTCGGCGGCCCAGCAGACCATCGAGAAACTGAAGACCGAGAACGGCGGGCGATAA
- the fabF gene encoding beta-ketoacyl-ACP synthase II — protein sequence MKRRVVITGMGVVCPIGNTLDEFWAGLKEGKNGVGKITRFDTSRHTAQIAGEVKDFDPAAYMDRKELRRMDRYTHYAMAAAKMAVEDSGLKIEGEFAERVGVIIASGIGGTETWEAQHQKLLESGPDKVSPFFVPMMISDIAAGYVSIAHGAKGPNYATVSACASAGHAIADALRIIQTGDSEAMICGGAEAPITPLALAGFCALRALSTRNDDPEHASRPFDKDRDGFIMGEGSGIVILEELEHARARGAKIYAELCGTGATADAHHITAPAPGGEGAVRAMRTAIKNAGLRPEDISYINAHGTSTDLNDKYETAAIKTVFGEQAKKLAVSSTKSMTGHLLGAAGGVELIATALCIMHQTIHPTINYATPDPECDLDYVPNKARPAEVKAALSNSFGFGGHNVCLAVRKFEQ from the coding sequence ATGAAAAGAAGGGTAGTAATAACCGGAATGGGGGTGGTTTGCCCCATCGGCAATACCTTGGATGAATTCTGGGCCGGGCTGAAGGAGGGCAAAAACGGGGTAGGCAAAATAACCCGTTTCGACACCTCCCGGCATACCGCCCAGATAGCCGGGGAGGTCAAGGATTTCGATCCGGCGGCATACATGGACCGCAAGGAGCTGCGCCGGATGGACCGCTACACCCATTACGCCATGGCGGCAGCCAAGATGGCGGTGGAGGACTCCGGCCTGAAGATCGAGGGCGAGTTCGCCGAGCGGGTGGGGGTGATCATCGCCTCCGGCATCGGCGGCACCGAGACCTGGGAGGCCCAGCACCAGAAACTGCTGGAATCCGGGCCGGACAAGGTCTCCCCGTTCTTCGTGCCGATGATGATCTCCGACATCGCGGCCGGTTATGTGTCCATCGCCCATGGAGCCAAGGGACCCAACTACGCCACGGTCTCGGCCTGCGCTTCGGCCGGCCATGCCATTGCCGATGCTCTGCGGATCATCCAGACCGGCGACAGCGAGGCCATGATCTGCGGCGGGGCCGAGGCCCCGATAACCCCGCTGGCCCTGGCCGGGTTCTGCGCCTTAAGGGCCCTCTCCACCCGCAATGACGATCCGGAGCATGCCTCCCGTCCCTTTGACAAGGACCGCGACGGTTTCATCATGGGCGAGGGATCGGGCATCGTCATTCTTGAGGAGCTGGAGCATGCCCGGGCCCGCGGCGCCAAGATCTATGCCGAACTGTGCGGCACCGGCGCCACTGCCGACGCCCACCACATCACCGCTCCGGCTCCCGGGGGAGAGGGCGCGGTGAGGGCCATGAGAACGGCCATCAAGAACGCCGGACTGAGACCGGAGGATATTAGCTATATCAACGCCCACGGCACCTCCACCGACCTGAACGACAAGTACGAGACGGCGGCCATAAAAACGGTGTTCGGAGAGCAGGCCAAAAAGCTGGCGGTGTCCTCCACCAAATCCATGACCGGACACCTGCTGGGAGCGGCCGGCGGCGTGGAGCTGATCGCCACCGCATTGTGCATAATGCACCAAACCATTCACCCCACTATCAACTACGCCACGCCGGACCCGGAGTGCGACCTGGATTACGTGCCCAACAAGGCCCGGCCGGCCGAGGTCAAGGCGGCCCTTTCCAACTCTTTCGGGTTCGGAGGGCACAATGTATGCCTGGCGGTAAGAAAATTCGAGCAGTAA
- a CDS encoding acyl carrier protein: MAVIDDVKKIVIDRLGVEASQVTMEASFIEDLGADSLDTVELVMALEEKFGMEIPDDEAEKLTTVGGAVGYIEKKMAEK, translated from the coding sequence ATGGCAGTAATCGACGATGTCAAAAAGATCGTTATCGATCGTTTGGGAGTTGAGGCTTCGCAGGTGACCATGGAGGCTTCTTTCATCGAAGACCTGGGTGCCGATTCACTGGACACCGTGGAGCTGGTGATGGCCCTGGAGGAGAAGTTCGGGATGGAGATCCCGGATGATGAGGCCGAGAAGCTGACCACAGTAGGCGGCGCGGTCGGGTATATCGAAAAGAAGATGGCCGAGAAATAG
- the fabG gene encoding 3-oxoacyl-[acyl-carrier-protein] reductase, whose product MLLKDKNAIITGSAQGIGKSIALALAKAGANIVVSDVNLEEAEKTAKEIETLGVKAIAIKCNVADANEVAELIKKTQETFGTIDILVNNAGVTRDNLMMRMEEKDWDLVLDINLKGAFLMTKAVSRIMMKQRQGRIVNMSSVIGVMGNAGQSNYAASKGGLIAFTKSTAKEFASRNITCNAIAPGFIETAMTAKLTDEVKENYKKGIPLGRMGSVDDVANAVMFLVSEQASYITGQVLHVDGGLVM is encoded by the coding sequence ATGTTACTAAAAGATAAAAACGCCATCATAACCGGCTCGGCCCAGGGCATAGGAAAATCAATAGCCCTGGCGCTGGCCAAGGCCGGGGCCAACATCGTGGTCAGCGACGTCAACCTGGAGGAGGCCGAGAAGACCGCCAAGGAGATCGAGACCCTGGGCGTAAAAGCCATAGCCATCAAATGCAATGTGGCCGATGCCAATGAGGTCGCGGAGCTGATCAAGAAAACGCAAGAGACATTTGGCACTATTGACATTTTGGTCAATAATGCCGGCGTCACCCGCGACAACCTGATGATGCGGATGGAGGAAAAGGACTGGGATCTGGTGCTGGACATCAACCTGAAGGGTGCTTTTCTGATGACCAAGGCAGTGTCCCGGATCATGATGAAACAGCGCCAGGGCCGGATAGTCAACATGTCATCGGTCATCGGCGTGATGGGCAATGCCGGGCAGTCCAACTACGCGGCCTCCAAGGGGGGCCTGATCGCCTTCACCAAATCCACCGCCAAGGAGTTTGCCTCGCGCAACATCACCTGCAACGCCATCGCCCCGGGCTTCATCGAGACCGCCATGACCGCCAAGCTGACCGACGAGGTCAAGGAGAACTACAAGAAGGGCATCCCGCTGGGCCGGATGGGCAGCGTGGACGACGTGGCTAACGCGGTGATGTTTTTGGTCTCGGAGCAGGCTTCTTATATAACCGGCCAGGTGCTGCATGTGGACGGCGGTCTGGTGATGTAG
- the fabD gene encoding ACP S-malonyltransferase, protein MSKLAFIFPGQGAQYVGMGKDLYDNHPMAKETYEKANEALKFDITKICFESTPAELRMTHNAQPAILIHSIAAFRLMEKDGIKFDYTAGHSLGEYSALVAAGAVAFEDAVRLVRIRGSLMAISGDIQPGTMAAIIGLEPREVENICHQAREAGIVEAANFNSAEQTVISGEVRAIEKAMELAKAKGAKRAVQLEVSGAFHSELMDIAQYGMRRALNQITIKEPACPVIANVSAEPVHSPATIKELLIEQVKKPVRWEESVKKMSELGVTTMIECGPGRVLKGLIKRIAPEVNVLNVEDSKTLAETMEALKK, encoded by the coding sequence ATGTCAAAATTAGCTTTTATATTCCCCGGACAGGGCGCCCAGTATGTGGGCATGGGAAAGGACCTGTACGACAACCATCCCATGGCCAAGGAGACCTACGAGAAGGCCAACGAGGCCCTGAAGTTCGACATCACCAAGATCTGCTTCGAGAGCACCCCGGCCGAACTGCGAATGACCCACAACGCCCAGCCGGCCATCCTGATCCACTCCATCGCCGCCTTCAGGCTGATGGAGAAGGATGGCATCAAGTTCGATTACACCGCCGGGCACAGCCTGGGCGAGTATTCCGCTTTGGTGGCGGCCGGGGCCGTAGCCTTTGAGGACGCAGTCAGATTAGTACGCATCCGCGGTTCGCTGATGGCCATCTCCGGCGACATCCAGCCCGGCACCATGGCGGCCATCATCGGTCTGGAGCCCAGGGAGGTGGAAAATATCTGCCACCAGGCCCGGGAGGCCGGCATCGTGGAGGCCGCCAATTTCAACTCGGCCGAGCAGACGGTGATCTCCGGCGAGGTCAGGGCCATAGAGAAGGCCATGGAGCTGGCCAAGGCCAAGGGGGCCAAGCGGGCCGTCCAGCTGGAGGTCTCAGGCGCCTTCCACTCGGAGCTGATGGACATCGCCCAATACGGGATGAGGCGGGCGCTGAACCAGATCACGATCAAAGAGCCGGCCTGCCCGGTGATAGCCAATGTTTCGGCCGAGCCGGTCCACAGCCCGGCCACCATCAAGGAACTGCTGATAGAGCAGGTGAAGAAGCCGGTGCGCTGGGAGGAGTCCGTTAAAAAGATGTCCGAGCTGGGCGTGACCACTATGATAGAGTGCGGCCCCGGCCGGGTGCTGAAAGGTTTGATCAAGCGGATCGCGCCCGAGGTCAACGTGCTGAACGTGGAGGACAGCAAGACCTTGGCGGAGACGATGGAAGCGCTGAAGAAGTAA
- a CDS encoding beta-ketoacyl-ACP synthase III translates to MKYAAILGTGHFVPEKILTNADLEKIVETTDEWITQRSGIKERHVSDEKTPTSKLCIEAARRALEAAKMKPEELDFIIIGTITPDMMFPSTACLVQAALGAKQAAAFDLAAGCTGFIYGLELARSLITADPRRKILVIGAEELTKITDWTDRGTCVLFGDGAGAAVLGAVDEDRGILGTYLGADGNLGDLLYMPGGGSLNPASHQTVDEKMHVVKMAGNKVFPHAVRNMLEASMKAMESAGVTKDQLNLLIPHQANIRIIEAIAERLGAGADTVYVNIQKYGNTSAASIPIALDEAVREGRIKKGDLVMLVAFGAGFTWGAVLIRW, encoded by the coding sequence ATGAAATATGCGGCCATTCTGGGGACCGGGCATTTCGTCCCCGAGAAGATATTGACCAACGCCGACCTGGAGAAGATCGTCGAAACCACCGATGAGTGGATAACCCAGCGCAGCGGCATAAAGGAACGGCATGTCTCGGATGAGAAAACGCCCACCTCGAAATTATGCATCGAGGCGGCCCGGCGGGCGCTGGAAGCGGCCAAAATGAAACCCGAGGAGCTGGATTTTATCATCATCGGGACCATCACCCCCGACATGATGTTTCCCTCCACCGCCTGCCTGGTCCAGGCTGCCCTGGGCGCCAAGCAGGCCGCGGCGTTCGATCTGGCGGCCGGCTGCACCGGGTTCATCTACGGGCTGGAGCTGGCCCGCTCCCTGATAACGGCCGACCCCAGAAGAAAGATACTGGTGATCGGGGCCGAGGAACTGACCAAGATCACCGACTGGACCGACCGCGGCACCTGCGTGCTGTTCGGGGACGGGGCCGGGGCGGCGGTGCTGGGGGCGGTGGACGAAGACCGGGGGATCCTGGGAACCTACCTGGGGGCCGACGGCAACCTGGGAGACCTGCTTTACATGCCCGGCGGAGGCTCGCTCAATCCGGCCAGCCACCAAACGGTGGATGAGAAAATGCACGTGGTAAAGATGGCCGGCAACAAGGTGTTTCCCCATGCCGTCCGCAACATGCTGGAAGCGTCCATGAAGGCCATGGAGAGCGCCGGGGTCACCAAGGACCAGCTGAATCTGCTGATCCCGCACCAGGCCAACATCCGCATCATCGAGGCCATCGCCGAGCGGCTGGGGGCCGGAGCGGATACGGTCTATGTCAACATTCAGAAATACGGCAACACTTCGGCGGCCTCCATTCCCATCGCATTGGACGAGGCGGTGCGGGAGGGCCGGATCAAAAAGGGCGACCTGGTGATGCTGGTGGCCTTCGGGGCCGGTTTCACCTGGGGAGCGGTGCTGATCAGATGGTAG
- the plsX gene encoding phosphate acyltransferase PlsX — translation MAPKAKNTGARPADAGHSPDKRNRGKKAKEITTGGKLGLENLPDGGYDGPVRIVVDAMGGDNGVVPNILGAIEAARIGRGKFQVILVGDTVAIKTELAAGIGEKEYQEEDLEKYGVKLVHASQSIGMHETPTEALRSKRDSSISVGLRLQKKGEAEGFISAGNTGAVMGASLFELGRIEGVSRPAIATFMPTELGGCIVVDAGANPDCKPHYLLQFGMMGSSFAHYVFEKPDPKVGLLSVGEESTKGDELTQKSHLLLADSGLNFIGNIEGKDILKGTADVVVCDGFVGNVILKFAESVVRMFYGSIKRYVYTNIFGKIGALLLKPALRKFAKDLDYEEYGGAPLLGVNGVCIICHGRSTAKAIKNAVLVAHRCVSHRVNDHIKHQLSNYAKEVKK, via the coding sequence ATGGCACCCAAGGCTAAAAATACCGGGGCCAGGCCGGCGGATGCCGGGCATTCCCCAGACAAACGGAACCGCGGCAAAAAGGCCAAGGAGATAACCACCGGAGGAAAGCTGGGGCTGGAGAACCTGCCGGATGGAGGTTATGACGGTCCGGTCAGGATCGTGGTGGATGCCATGGGCGGCGACAACGGGGTGGTGCCCAACATCCTGGGGGCCATCGAGGCCGCCAGGATCGGCCGGGGCAAATTCCAGGTGATACTGGTAGGCGATACGGTGGCCATCAAGACCGAGCTGGCCGCTGGCATCGGAGAAAAGGAATACCAGGAGGAGGATCTGGAGAAATACGGGGTCAAGCTGGTGCATGCCTCCCAGAGCATAGGTATGCACGAAACCCCCACCGAAGCCCTGCGCAGCAAGCGCGATTCCTCCATCTCGGTCGGCCTGCGCCTGCAGAAGAAGGGGGAGGCCGAGGGTTTCATATCGGCCGGGAACACCGGAGCGGTGATGGGCGCCTCGCTTTTTGAACTGGGGCGGATCGAGGGGGTCTCCCGCCCGGCCATCGCCACCTTCATGCCCACTGAGCTGGGAGGCTGCATCGTGGTGGATGCCGGGGCCAACCCCGACTGCAAACCCCACTATCTGCTGCAGTTCGGCATGATGGGTTCGTCGTTCGCCCATTACGTCTTCGAGAAGCCCGATCCCAAGGTGGGGCTGCTTTCGGTGGGCGAGGAGTCCACCAAGGGCGATGAGCTGACTCAAAAATCCCACCTGCTGCTGGCGGACAGCGGATTGAACTTCATCGGCAACATCGAGGGCAAGGACATCCTCAAGGGCACCGCCGACGTGGTGGTCTGCGACGGGTTCGTGGGCAATGTCATCCTGAAATTCGCCGAGAGCGTGGTCCGGATGTTCTACGGCTCCATCAAGCGCTACGTCTATACCAATATCTTCGGCAAGATCGGGGCCCTGCTGTTGAAGCCCGCCCTGAGGAAATTTGCCAAGGACCTGGATTACGAGGAATACGGAGGGGCCCCGCTGCTGGGGGTCAACGGGGTGTGCATCATCTGCCACGGCCGTTCCACCGCCAAGGCCATCAAGAACGCCGTTCTGGTGGCCCACCGCTGCGTCTCCCACCGGGTGAACGACCATATCAAGCACCAACTTTCCAATTATGCAAAGGAAGTTAAAAAATGA
- the rpmF gene encoding 50S ribosomal protein L32 encodes MPVPKRKHSNSRTGKRRANWKLTAPNLVKCSHCHQSRMPHRACPYCGYYGGREIVSIKEV; translated from the coding sequence ATGCCAGTCCCCAAGAGAAAACATTCCAATTCGCGCACCGGGAAACGCCGGGCCAACTGGAAGCTGACCGCCCCCAACCTGGTGAAGTGCTCCCACTGCCACCAGTCGCGGATGCCCCACCGGGCCTGCCCCTACTGCGGATATTACGGGGGCCGGGAGATCGTCAGCATCAAAGAAGTTTAA